One genomic region from Muriicola soli encodes:
- a CDS encoding fumarate reductase/succinate dehydrogenase flavoprotein subunit gives MLLDAKIPEGKLEDKWRNYQINSQLVNPANKKKLNVIVVGSGLSGAGAAATLAELGYDVQCFCYQDSARRAHSVAAQGGINAAKNYQHDGDSVWRMFFDTLKGGDFRSREANTYRLAELSAPLIDHFTQQGVPFAREYGGVLVNRSFGGVQVQRTFYARGQTGQQLLLAAYSQLYKMIRAKKVRMHTRTEMLDLVVVDGKAKGIIARNLVTGAIERYAADAIVLATGGYSRVFRLSTLAIGCNGSAIWKAHKRGALFAAPSFTQIHPTALPQSSEAQSKLTLMSESLRNDGRIWVPKDKNDNRKANDIPEEERDYYLERRYPSFGNLAPRDIASRAAKERIDAGHGVGRLKNAVYLDFKHAIERLGLETIQDRYGNLFSMYKKITGVDAYKEPMQISPAAHFSMGGLWVDYELMTTIPGLYAVGECNFSDHGANRLGANSLLQASVDGYFILPNTINNYLASEMKTPGISSDHPAFEEVEEEVKEYIERLLSINGTKTVDYFHRELGKVMWQECAMSRNSEGLKKALSRIEEIKEDFWQEVRINGSASQMNPELEKALRLADFIELGILMCTDALQREESCGAHFREEYQTSEGEAVRKDADYAYVSAWEYHSEGFKLHKEVLEFEFVKPTVRSYK, from the coding sequence ATGCTTTTAGATGCTAAAATTCCTGAGGGTAAACTGGAAGATAAATGGCGTAACTATCAAATAAACAGTCAGCTCGTCAACCCGGCCAATAAGAAAAAACTCAATGTAATTGTTGTAGGTTCCGGGCTTTCAGGAGCCGGAGCTGCTGCGACTCTGGCCGAACTGGGCTATGATGTGCAATGTTTTTGCTATCAGGACTCTGCTCGCAGAGCCCATTCTGTGGCGGCACAAGGAGGTATAAATGCTGCTAAAAATTATCAGCATGACGGAGACAGCGTCTGGAGGATGTTTTTCGATACTTTGAAAGGGGGCGACTTCCGTTCCAGGGAGGCCAATACCTACCGCCTGGCAGAGCTATCCGCACCTCTCATTGACCACTTCACTCAGCAGGGTGTTCCTTTTGCCAGAGAGTATGGGGGAGTATTGGTAAACCGAAGTTTTGGAGGGGTACAGGTGCAAAGGACGTTTTACGCCAGGGGGCAAACCGGGCAGCAACTGCTGCTTGCCGCTTACTCTCAGCTTTATAAAATGATCCGGGCAAAAAAAGTAAGGATGCACACCAGAACTGAGATGCTCGATCTGGTGGTTGTAGATGGAAAGGCAAAGGGGATCATTGCCCGAAACCTGGTCACAGGGGCCATAGAACGGTATGCAGCAGATGCAATAGTCCTGGCCACGGGAGGCTATTCAAGGGTATTCAGGCTTTCTACCCTCGCCATTGGATGTAACGGCTCGGCCATTTGGAAAGCGCATAAAAGAGGGGCTCTTTTTGCTGCTCCTAGTTTTACGCAAATCCACCCTACTGCCCTACCTCAATCGAGCGAAGCACAATCTAAACTTACCCTGATGTCTGAATCGCTGAGAAATGATGGCAGGATCTGGGTCCCCAAAGACAAAAATGATAACCGTAAGGCTAATGACATCCCCGAAGAGGAGAGGGATTATTACCTGGAGAGGCGTTATCCGAGTTTTGGCAACCTCGCTCCCCGGGATATCGCCTCCAGGGCGGCTAAAGAGCGCATTGATGCCGGTCATGGGGTAGGCCGACTTAAAAATGCGGTTTATCTCGACTTTAAACACGCTATTGAACGACTGGGATTGGAAACCATACAAGATCGCTATGGGAATCTGTTCTCGATGTATAAAAAGATCACAGGGGTAGATGCCTACAAGGAACCGATGCAAATCTCCCCCGCAGCTCATTTCTCCATGGGCGGACTATGGGTTGATTATGAACTGATGACCACCATCCCCGGATTGTACGCCGTTGGGGAATGTAATTTTTCAGATCATGGGGCTAACCGACTTGGAGCGAATTCTTTGTTGCAAGCCAGTGTTGACGGCTACTTTATCCTTCCCAATACCATCAATAATTACCTGGCTTCGGAGATGAAAACACCGGGCATTAGCTCAGATCATCCGGCCTTTGAGGAGGTTGAAGAGGAGGTGAAGGAATATATTGAAAGATTACTCTCAATTAATGGTACTAAAACCGTAGACTATTTCCATCGCGAACTCGGTAAAGTGATGTGGCAGGAATGTGCTATGAGCCGTAACAGTGAAGGTCTTAAGAAGGCTTTGTCAAGGATAGAGGAGATCAAGGAGGATTTCTGGCAGGAGGTGAGAATAAATGGTAGTGCATCTCAAATGAATCCTGAATTGGAGAAAGCCCTGCGTCTGGCAGACTTTATCGAATTGGGAATACTGATGTGTACCGATGCCTTGCAAAGAGAAGAGTCTTGTGGGGCTCATTTCAGAGAGGAATACCAGACATCCGAGGGTGAAGCGGTCCGTAAAGATGCAGATTATGCCTATGTCTCTGCCTGGGAGTACCACTCAGAAGGATTTAAACTACACAAGGAAGTCCTCGAATTTGAATTTGTTAAACCGACCGTGAGAAGCTATAAATAA